The following proteins are co-located in the Candidatus Nitrotoga sp. AM1P genome:
- the nuoH gene encoding NADH-quinone oxidoreductase subunit NuoH: protein MQYLQNLLGVAWLPIWTVVKILVIVVPIMLTVAYLTLAERKVIGYMQVRIGPNRVGYFGLLQPLADGLKLLLKEIIIPSGSNKFLFVIAPVLALTPALAAWAVVPFADGMVLADINAGLLYILAMTSLGVYGIIIAGWASNSKYAFIGSLRSAAQIVSYEIPMGFALVCVLMVSQSMNLGDIVLGQKSSTGLFGWYFIPLFPMFVVYFISGVAETNRAPFDMAEGESEIVAGFHVEYSGMAFALFFLAEYANMILIAILTAIMFLGGWLPPFDIAPFNLLPGIFWLLAKTSFVLFLFLWFRATFPRYRYDQLMRLGWKVFIPLTLVWVVVIGAWMQTPYWLW, encoded by the coding sequence CTGCAGTACTTGCAAAACCTGCTTGGTGTCGCTTGGCTTCCGATCTGGACAGTGGTCAAAATTCTGGTCATCGTTGTGCCCATCATGCTGACTGTGGCCTATCTGACTCTGGCAGAACGCAAGGTAATTGGCTACATGCAGGTACGCATCGGTCCTAATCGGGTCGGCTATTTTGGACTGCTACAACCGCTCGCCGACGGCCTTAAACTGCTGCTCAAAGAAATTATCATCCCGTCTGGGTCGAATAAATTTCTGTTCGTAATCGCACCCGTCCTTGCGCTGACGCCTGCTTTGGCGGCTTGGGCCGTTGTCCCGTTCGCCGATGGCATGGTGCTGGCCGACATCAATGCTGGTTTACTCTATATCCTGGCGATGACATCACTTGGCGTGTACGGCATAATCATCGCGGGGTGGGCATCAAACTCTAAATATGCCTTCATAGGTTCGTTACGCTCGGCCGCACAAATTGTGTCCTACGAAATCCCCATGGGTTTTGCCTTGGTATGTGTGCTAATGGTCTCGCAGAGCATGAATTTAGGTGACATAGTACTGGGTCAAAAAAGCAGCACGGGGTTATTCGGCTGGTATTTCATCCCGTTGTTCCCGATGTTCGTGGTGTACTTTATCTCCGGTGTAGCAGAGACTAATCGTGCGCCCTTCGACATGGCCGAAGGAGAATCTGAAATTGTAGCCGGCTTCCACGTAGAATATTCCGGTATGGCGTTTGCGCTATTTTTCCTGGCTGAATACGCAAACATGATTTTGATTGCCATACTCACCGCGATTATGTTCTTGGGCGGTTGGTTACCTCCATTTGACATTGCCCCATTTAATTTACTACCGGGAATATTCTGGCTACTAGCCAAAACGTCCTTTGTGCTGTTTCTGTTTTTATGGTTCCGTGCCACCTTCCCACGCTATCGCTATGACCAATTGATGCGCTTAGGTTGGAAGGTATTTATTCCTCTCACGCTGGTCTGGGTAGTAGTCATTGGTGCTTGGATGCAAACTCCCTATTGGCTATGGTAA
- a CDS encoding NADH-quinone oxidoreductase subunit J, with protein MSFNTLVFYMFAAITVFAALRVITARNPVHAALFLVLAFCSSAGIWILLEAEFLAITLVLVYVGAVMVLFLFVVMMLDINLEQLREGFWRWFPFGAMLAVVMVFQMIWVLGNRQTAETGAKMIKHAANYSNTKELGRLIYTDYVYPFELAAVLLLVAIVAAIALTLRRRKDAKSQEPNKQVLVKKADRLRIVSMVTEGKEDSAQ; from the coding sequence ATGAGTTTTAATACATTAGTTTTTTATATGTTTGCCGCAATTACCGTGTTTGCCGCACTGCGCGTAATTACTGCACGCAACCCGGTACATGCTGCGTTGTTCTTGGTGTTGGCTTTTTGTAGCTCGGCTGGCATCTGGATATTACTGGAGGCAGAATTCCTAGCTATTACCCTTGTTCTAGTGTACGTCGGCGCGGTGATGGTGCTTTTCCTGTTTGTGGTAATGATGTTGGACATCAATCTGGAGCAATTGCGCGAAGGTTTCTGGCGCTGGTTTCCGTTCGGTGCAATGCTGGCTGTCGTCATGGTATTTCAGATGATATGGGTACTGGGCAACCGCCAAACGGCTGAAACTGGTGCAAAAATGATCAAGCACGCTGCCAATTACAGTAACACCAAAGAACTTGGACGTTTGATTTACACCGATTATGTGTACCCATTTGAACTAGCGGCTGTACTTCTTTTAGTAGCGATTGTAGCTGCCATCGCACTCACCTTGCGCCGTCGTAAAGATGCTAAATCGCAGGAACCGAATAAGCAGGTGTTGGTGAAGAAAGCAGACCGCCTTCGTATTGTATCGATGGTGACAGAAGGTAAAGAGGACAGCGCGCAGTAG
- the nuoK gene encoding NADH-quinone oxidoreductase subunit NuoK, protein MLNLSLSHYLVFGAILFAIGVVGIFLNRKNIIVLLMSIELMLLAVNTNFIAFSHYLNDISGQIFVFFILTVAAAEAAIGLAILIVLFRNLRTINVDDLGSLKG, encoded by the coding sequence ATGTTGAACTTGAGTTTGTCGCATTATTTAGTATTCGGAGCAATCTTGTTTGCTATTGGCGTGGTGGGCATTTTTCTAAATCGGAAAAATATCATCGTACTGTTAATGTCGATTGAATTGATGTTGCTCGCAGTAAATACAAATTTTATCGCCTTCTCACATTATCTGAATGACATATCTGGGCAAATATTCGTATTCTTTATCCTCACCGTAGCTGCCGCTGAAGCAGCCATCGGCTTAGCGATTCTGATAGTGTTATTTCGTAATCTGCGTACCATCAACGTAGATGATCTCGGCAGCTTGAAAGGCTAA
- the nuoF gene encoding NADH-quinone oxidoreductase subunit NuoF has protein sequence MSTPILLNTMHFDQPWTLENYLKVGGYQALRKILAEKMTPESIIAEVKSSGLRGRGGAGFPTGLKWSFMPRNYQGDKYLVCNSDEGEPGTFKDRDILRYNPHILIEGMAIAAYAMGVKVGYNYVHGEIFEAYERMEAAGEEARTAGYLGNNIFGSDFSFDLHNHLGYGAYICGEETALLESLEGKKGQPRFKPPFPASFGLYGKPTTINNTETFASIPYIIINGGQQFLELGRPNNGGIKLFSISGHVNKPGNFEVPLGTPFKTLLQMAGGMRGNRKLKACIPGGSSMPVLPGEIMMDLDMDYDSVAKAGSMLGTGAIIIMDDTTCMVRALERLSYFYFEESCGQCTPCREGTGWLYRIINRIEKGEGRPEDLDLLLDLCENIAGRTICALGDAAAWPVQGFLKHFRSEFEYHIEHKRCLVQD, from the coding sequence ATGAGCACCCCCATTCTTCTTAATACCATGCATTTTGACCAGCCATGGACGCTGGAAAATTACCTCAAAGTGGGTGGCTACCAGGCGCTGCGCAAAATACTGGCGGAAAAGATGACGCCCGAGTCTATCATCGCCGAAGTCAAGAGTTCCGGCTTGCGTGGTCGTGGAGGGGCTGGTTTTCCTACTGGCCTGAAATGGAGCTTTATGCCGCGCAACTACCAGGGCGATAAATATCTGGTATGCAATTCTGATGAGGGCGAGCCAGGTACCTTCAAGGACAGAGACATTCTGCGCTACAACCCGCACATTCTCATCGAAGGCATGGCTATCGCCGCCTATGCCATGGGAGTCAAGGTAGGCTACAACTATGTACACGGCGAAATTTTCGAGGCCTATGAACGCATGGAAGCAGCGGGTGAAGAAGCCCGTACGGCGGGCTATCTAGGTAACAATATATTTGGCAGCGATTTCAGTTTCGACCTGCATAATCATCTGGGCTATGGTGCTTATATTTGTGGCGAAGAAACGGCTTTGCTCGAATCCCTTGAAGGCAAAAAAGGTCAGCCGCGCTTCAAGCCACCGTTCCCGGCAAGTTTTGGTTTGTATGGCAAGCCGACCACCATAAACAACACCGAAACCTTCGCCAGCATTCCTTACATTATTATTAACGGCGGACAACAATTCCTTGAGCTGGGCAGGCCGAACAATGGCGGAATTAAATTATTTTCCATTTCCGGTCACGTTAACAAGCCAGGAAATTTTGAGGTTCCGCTCGGAACACCATTCAAAACATTGCTGCAAATGGCCGGGGGCATGCGTGGCAACCGTAAGTTAAAGGCCTGTATACCCGGTGGATCTTCCATGCCAGTTTTACCTGGCGAAATTATGATGGATCTCGACATGGACTATGATTCCGTCGCCAAGGCGGGTTCTATGCTAGGCACAGGTGCGATTATCATCATGGACGACACAACCTGTATGGTGCGCGCACTGGAGCGCCTGTCCTATTTTTATTTTGAAGAATCATGTGGTCAATGCACGCCATGCCGTGAAGGCACTGGCTGGTTATACCGAATCATAAACCGTATCGAAAAAGGGGAAGGACGTCCGGAAGATCTAGATCTTTTGCTTGACCTGTGCGAGAACATTGCAGGCCGCACTATTTGCGCGCTTGGCGATGCTGCCGCTTGGCCAGTGCAGGGCTTCCTTAAGCATTTCCGTAGCGAGTTTGAATATCACATCGAACACAAACGTTGTTTGGTGCAAGACTGA
- the nuoG gene encoding NADH-quinone oxidoreductase subunit NuoG: protein MINIEIDGKHIEVENGCSVIDAADRLGIYIPHFCYHKKLSIAANCRMCLVQIEKAPKPLPACATPVAEGMKVFTASEQAVKAQKGVMEFLLINHPLDCPICDQGGECELQDLAVGYGGSASRYNEEKRVVLHKDIGPLVAAEEMSRCINCTRCVRFGIEIGGAMELGQAFRGEHAEIMAFMSDTVDSELSGNMIDLCPVGALTSKPFRYSARTWELSRRKSISPHDSLGSNLAVQVKNNHVMRVLPIENEDINECWLSDKDRFSYEGLNSAERLTKPMIKQGGKWLEVEWQVALEYVANGLRQIAHEAGAEYIGALATPHSTLEELYLLQKLVRGLGSNNVDFRLRQSDFSADGKQAGAPWLGMAVADINYVDRFLLVGSFLRKDHPLLASRVRQATKKGAQVNLIHAADDDLLMPLANKEIVPPTEMTTVLAQVLKALAIAKQATLDTSLQQVIQSVTPSASAQAMADSLASGERVAILLGNFAQQHPQASQLQLLAQHIAALCGATFGFFGEAANSVGGYLAQAVPFTGTAQGMNASTMLTAPRKAYILLNVEVELDTQNPQQALAAMRASDMVVALSAYKHHAVEYADVLLPIAPFTETSGTFVSSEGRAQSFKGTVQPLGEARPAWKVLRVLGNLLNLSDFDYNNSEAVRDEVLSGTDLSAKLGNVLHGISAQAATWNVAGLQRVSDVPIYATDAIVRRAASLQKTRDAATPHALMHSVELEKLNLRSGEMVKLTQGHGSARLSVIADDSLPHGIVRVAAGHAVMAELGAMFGDIMVNRA, encoded by the coding sequence ATGATCAACATTGAAATTGACGGCAAGCACATTGAAGTCGAAAACGGATGCTCTGTGATCGATGCAGCAGATCGATTGGGTATTTATATTCCCCACTTTTGCTACCACAAGAAATTATCCATCGCGGCTAATTGTCGCATGTGTTTGGTGCAAATAGAAAAGGCGCCTAAGCCGCTACCCGCTTGTGCCACGCCAGTGGCCGAAGGCATGAAAGTTTTTACTGCCTCCGAACAAGCGGTGAAAGCGCAAAAAGGTGTAATGGAATTTTTACTGATCAATCACCCATTGGATTGCCCGATATGTGATCAGGGCGGGGAATGCGAGTTACAGGATTTAGCAGTCGGCTATGGTGGCAGCGCCTCGCGTTACAACGAAGAGAAACGCGTCGTGTTGCACAAGGATATTGGACCCTTGGTAGCTGCGGAAGAAATGAGTCGCTGTATCAACTGTACCCGTTGCGTGCGTTTCGGCATCGAAATTGGTGGTGCGATGGAACTGGGACAAGCTTTCCGAGGTGAACATGCGGAAATTATGGCTTTCATGTCCGACACGGTAGATTCCGAACTGTCCGGTAATATGATAGACCTCTGCCCGGTCGGCGCGCTTACCAGCAAACCATTCCGCTATAGTGCCCGCACTTGGGAGCTATCGCGCCGTAAATCTATTAGTCCGCATGATAGCTTAGGTTCTAACCTGGCGGTGCAGGTCAAAAACAACCACGTGATGCGTGTACTGCCAATTGAAAATGAAGATATCAATGAATGCTGGCTGTCCGATAAAGATCGCTTTAGCTACGAAGGGTTGAACTCGGCTGAACGTCTTACCAAACCGATGATCAAGCAGGGCGGAAAATGGCTGGAAGTAGAGTGGCAAGTCGCGCTGGAGTATGTGGCTAACGGGCTGCGTCAAATTGCTCATGAGGCGGGTGCAGAATACATAGGCGCATTAGCTACGCCACATTCCACGCTGGAAGAACTCTATTTATTGCAGAAACTGGTGCGCGGCTTAGGCAGCAATAACGTGGATTTCCGTCTGCGACAGTCTGATTTCAGCGCCGACGGCAAGCAGGCCGGTGCACCTTGGCTAGGTATGGCAGTGGCAGATATTAATTATGTTGACCGCTTCCTGTTAGTAGGCAGTTTCTTGCGCAAAGACCACCCGCTACTGGCGTCACGCGTGCGTCAGGCAACGAAAAAGGGCGCGCAAGTTAATCTGATACATGCTGCCGATGACGATCTGCTCATGCCGCTCGCCAACAAGGAGATAGTTCCACCAACCGAAATGACTACGGTATTGGCGCAAGTGTTAAAGGCGCTAGCCATAGCCAAGCAAGCGACTCTGGATACTAGCCTACAACAAGTCATACAGTCTGTAACGCCGTCAGCCAGCGCGCAGGCAATGGCTGATAGTCTTGCCAGCGGTGAGCGTGTTGCCATTTTGCTCGGCAACTTCGCACAGCAGCATCCCCAAGCCTCACAACTGCAACTGCTGGCACAGCACATTGCCGCGCTCTGCGGAGCAACGTTTGGCTTCTTCGGCGAAGCAGCCAACAGTGTGGGTGGGTATTTGGCGCAAGCGGTGCCTTTCACCGGTACTGCACAAGGCATGAATGCCTCTACTATGCTAACCGCGCCGCGCAAGGCTTATATCTTGCTTAATGTCGAAGTAGAACTGGATACGCAGAACCCCCAACAGGCATTAGCTGCAATGCGTGCCTCAGACATGGTTGTGGCGTTGAGCGCTTACAAACACCATGCTGTCGAGTACGCCGATGTGTTGTTGCCGATTGCTCCATTTACTGAAACCTCCGGGACTTTTGTCAGTTCCGAAGGGCGTGCGCAAAGCTTCAAGGGTACAGTCCAGCCCTTAGGCGAGGCGCGTCCAGCATGGAAGGTTCTCCGCGTCTTGGGAAACCTGCTGAATCTATCTGATTTTGATTACAACAACAGCGAAGCTGTCCGCGATGAAGTTCTGAGCGGCACAGACCTGTCTGCCAAACTTGGCAACGTCTTGCATGGTATATCGGCGCAAGCTGCAACTTGGAATGTCGCTGGGTTACAGCGCGTCAGCGATGTGCCGATCTATGCTACTGATGCCATTGTGCGCCGCGCCGCTTCGCTACAAAAAACCCGCGATGCTGCCACTCCGCATGCGCTAATGCATAGCGTGGAACTGGAAAAGCTCAACCTGCGATCCGGTGAAATGGTCAAGTTAACGCAAGGACATGGCAGTGCGCGGCTATCTGTAATCGCAGACGACAGCTTACCCCATGGTATTGTGCGCGTGGCCGCGGGCCATGCCGTCATGGCAGAACTGGGCGCAATGTTTGGAGATATTATGGTGAATCGCGCATGA
- the nuoI gene encoding NADH-quinone oxidoreductase subunit NuoI, whose amino-acid sequence MEKIANFFKTFLLLELVKGMALTGRHFFARKITVQFPEEKTPQGFRFRGLHALRRYANDEERCIGCKLCEAVCPALAIHIETEERTDGTRRTTRYDIDLVKCIFCGLCEEACPVDAIVETRILEYHGEKRGDLYYTKPMLLAVGEKHEEQIAKDKALDAKYR is encoded by the coding sequence ATGGAAAAAATCGCAAATTTCTTCAAAACTTTCCTATTACTGGAACTAGTGAAAGGCATGGCCTTGACCGGGCGACATTTTTTCGCACGCAAAATCACAGTGCAATTTCCCGAAGAAAAAACACCACAAGGTTTTCGTTTTCGTGGCCTGCATGCGCTACGTCGCTATGCTAATGATGAAGAACGCTGTATCGGCTGCAAATTATGCGAAGCGGTATGTCCGGCGCTGGCTATCCATATTGAAACCGAAGAGCGCACTGATGGTACACGCCGTACCACACGCTATGACATTGATTTGGTCAAGTGTATTTTTTGCGGTCTATGCGAAGAAGCTTGCCCGGTGGATGCCATTGTAGAAACTCGCATTCTGGAATACCACGGTGAGAAACGCGGCGACCTGTACTACACCAAACCAATGTTACTGGCAGTGGGCGAAAAACATGAAGAACAAATTGCCAAGGATAAGGCGTTAGACGCAAAGTACCGTTAA
- a CDS encoding NADH-quinone oxidoreductase subunit NuoE family protein — MLSEQVRAKTDRELKKYPPDRKQSAVMSALRFVQDEKGWINTDDMADVAAYLDMPQMSVYEVATFYNMYNLKPMGRHTLTVCTNLSCQLVGATETLNYIKNKLGIGVGEVTADGKFGLREGECQNVCDEAPLFMINNKKTCGHLTKEKIDQILAELDKE; from the coding sequence ATGCTATCCGAGCAAGTTCGAGCAAAAACAGATCGTGAGCTGAAAAAGTATCCGCCCGACCGGAAGCAGTCTGCAGTTATGTCTGCATTGCGTTTCGTGCAAGATGAAAAGGGCTGGATAAACACCGACGACATGGCCGATGTTGCGGCCTATCTCGACATGCCTCAGATGAGTGTGTATGAGGTGGCGACTTTCTATAACATGTATAACCTGAAGCCCATGGGACGGCACACACTTACAGTGTGTACTAATCTGTCCTGCCAATTAGTGGGCGCCACGGAAACATTAAATTATATTAAGAACAAGCTCGGAATCGGAGTTGGCGAAGTGACAGCTGACGGTAAGTTCGGTCTGCGTGAAGGCGAATGCCAGAACGTCTGTGATGAAGCACCGCTATTTATGATCAACAACAAAAAGACGTGCGGTCATCTCACTAAGGAAAAGATCGATCAAATTTTGGCGGAATTGGATAAGGAATGA